One Gossypium hirsutum isolate 1008001.06 chromosome A08, Gossypium_hirsutum_v2.1, whole genome shotgun sequence genomic window, TGCATGTCTGATTAGAATGCACAATTAATCTACTGAAGTTATGTGttagtttttataataaaaattaatttgatattttgcTTGGATTGAATTCATTTGCACTGTGCTGCTTTGAATCTTTAACTTAAATCCTAATATACTTGctgtaaacatataaaataatctCAATGGATATAAACTTTGGGTGTATGATCTCTAAATATACCGAAATacttgtgaaaattttaattacttatattgAGTATCTGTATATTTCTGACTCCCACTCCCAATTCTGAGCAGCATAGCTGGTAAATATTTGTGTatattttcaaattgatgatttttgcTGATATTAAGTTGCTTTGTAAACAGAAATCAGCGAACATTCCGTCCAAAAAAAAGTGCACCTTCAGGAAGTAAGGTTGGTTActcttttttcttaaataaaatatagttaaCACTGTCCATTGCCTGCTTGTTAGAAGTTGATGTGATTCATTCTTTTAAAATGTGCTTGAATCTTTTCATTGTTGATCTTCTTTCCTTCGCCTGTTTGTTGGGAGAGTTCTGGACTCTTATTTCCAGTGTCCAAGGATCAAACCTTGGCAACTTCAACtatcagaaaaaagaaaaagaaaaaaggaagttCTTGGGTGTGAGCATGCAATTTTAGCACTGGAAGTATGCTAGAAAGTGTCCAGAAGGAGAAACAAAATATAGCCAAGCACAACTTAACACCTAAGAATGCATccaagagaagaagaaaaaaggctCACTTAccattatttctatttaataaatttattgcttttggtgtcacttattaaaacaataacttTACGTTACTATGTTTTACTAAAAAATTCAGTGGCAAAGTTGAAATACTACAAACTTCAATTCTCCACTGATATATGTGATGGTCCTACAGCCCCACCTGTGGAACCTAGTCATGGATGTTAGAGGGCATTTTATGCACATAATAAatgtgataatttttttttctaattagaGATCCACTTTTAAGCATGGTAAGTACTGCTGTTCGGTTGTGCTTGATAATAATTGAATAGCCTTGTTGAGGTTTCTATCCCGTTCCTAGAGCTGGCTTCTCTATAATGTCACTATATAAAATTCTTTCTGGACTTCATTCTGCCGTATTAGTTGCTTAGCAGAATTTGCAGTTCTCATCATAGTATTATCTTGACATAATGCAGGGTGCACAGCTTAAAAAGCACATCGATGCCACCTTAGGCAGTGGAAACTTAAGGGAAGCAGTTAGACTACCTCCTGGGGAGGATTTAAATGAATGGCTCGCAGTCAATAGTATATCTggcttctctctttctttcttacaTCTGCCCCGCAAGCACATATGCTCACAGTTTGATTAAATCCTTATTTttgcaagaaaaaaaaaaaaaaaactgtggaTTTAATTTATCCATGTATTTTCTACTTTAGTATGGCCTTGCTGTCATTACTTCCATAACAACTAATTTAGTTGTATTCCatttattagtttatttttcatTGAACGTTTTAGTACTTTCTTCCCTATTTCTAGGTTACTATCGATTGTTTTTACTATCGATTGTTCTTTGAAGCTCATTGCTAAAGCGTAATTGTTGGATCTTTTTCAGCTGTGGATTTCTTCAATCAGGTGAATCTGCTCTATGGTACCCTCACTGAGTTTTGTACTCCTGAGAATTGCCCCACAATGACTGCAGGACCTAAGTAAGAGATATAAACTAGATTCCTTTTGCCCTTTTCAATAAATTAGGCGAACAATTCCTAAATATTATTGTTGTCCCTCATGACCTCTGTCGTGTTTGATCCATTGATGGTATTGAAAGCTTTTCTCTCAAACAATGCATGTGTTCAGTCTCTAAGGATCTAGATAAATCGAAACTCCCTCAACTTGAATTTAGGCTCTTTATCTCTTCGAGCTAGATGATActgtattaatttatttttgttaaagtcATATATatctgccttttttttttttttttttgaattttgatgtcaAAATATATCATATAATCTTGGCTGATTAGTGGGATGAGAGTTTGACTTTATATCATGTTTTCTTTGATTTTGATAGTCCTAGGTTATGATGAGttgatgtttattattattattatgatttggctttgtcttttgtaataatttgatttttgcCATATTTTAAATTTCAGTAGAAAGACATCAAATATGTTAAAGCTAAAACTATTCTTAAGAGTCAAAGGCCTTATAGTCGTGTGATTTTGTTCAACGATTCCTTTTCTCCCCAAACTACTGCAAAATTTCTTATTATGTTTGGTTCATGTACCTTTTGCTTTCAGTCAATTAATTCAACGATTCCATACTAGTTCTCCGTTGTAATTTAGTGTActtgtattttaaaattctttcaaattgtATATATTGGGTTTTCTGGAGTTGATTATTTGTTGTCCTACAAACTTACAGGTATGAATATAGATGGGCTGATGGTGTGCAAATCAAGAAGCCTATCGAAGTTTCTGCTCCAAAGTACGTTGAATATCTAATGGACTGGATCGAATCACAGCTTGATGATGAATCCATATTTCCTCAAAAGCTTGGTAATATCTTTCACTAGTCATGTGCTTAATCATCTTTTAATTCTCTATGGTGAAGTCTTGACATACTGTCACTAGAGAAAGGTAGCTGTTTGTCTATGTACGGTGATGATACTGATGGATACTTCTTTTTTTCTACTTGTATCATGCTCAATACTTTTCTATATTAAATTGCATCTTCCAAATTTGCTAGGCGCACCATTTCCTCCCAATTTCAAGGAGGTGGTGAAGACTATATTCAAAAGACTCTTCCGTGTATACGCCCACATCTATCACTCTCACTTTCAGAAAATTGTGAGCCTTAAGGAGGAAGCTCATCTGAATACATGCTTCAAGCACTTCATATTGTTTACTTGTGTAAGTCTTCTTCTGCTTGATGGTTAATTTTTTATGCTCTGTCCTCTTGTTCAAGGCTGGCCTCTTCCACTATTTGCCTATTTTATACAAATCTAAACAAAATCCGAAGATTCTACTTCAAACTTGCTTAGATATAATTATTTTCACTCTATTCATTAAACCTCCCCCTCCCCCCCTTTTCTAAGAGAGTAGTCTTGAATGTTTCTTTTATCTAAGAGACTTATCTTTTTAAACCACGAAGGATATAAGTGTAAACTTACCATTAAT contains:
- the LOC107929458 gene encoding MOB kinase activator-like 1A isoform X1, which translates into the protein MSLFGLGRNQRTFRPKKSAPSGSKGAQLKKHIDATLGSGNLREAVRLPPGEDLNEWLAVNTVDFFNQVNLLYGTLTEFCTPENCPTMTAGPKYEYRWADGVQIKKPIEVSAPKYVEYLMDWIESQLDDESIFPQKLGAPFPPNFKEVVKTIFKRLFRVYAHIYHSHFQKIVSLKEEAHLNTCFKHFILFTCEFGLIDKKELAPLQELIDSIIVPY
- the LOC107929458 gene encoding MOB kinase activator-like 1B isoform X2 translates to MTAGPKYEYRWADGVQIKKPIEVSAPKYVEYLMDWIESQLDDESIFPQKLGAPFPPNFKEVVKTIFKRLFRVYAHIYHSHFQKIVSLKEEAHLNTCFKHFILFTCEFGLIDKKELAPLQELIDSIIVPY